A single Mus caroli chromosome 15, CAROLI_EIJ_v1.1, whole genome shotgun sequence DNA region contains:
- the Kcns2 gene encoding potassium voltage-gated channel subfamily S member 2 has translation MTRQSLWDVSDTDVEDGEIRINVGGFKRRLRSHTLLRFPETRLGRLLLCHSREAILELCDDYDDVQREFYFDRNPELFPYVLHFYHTGKLHVMAELCVFSFSQEIEYWGINEFFIDSCCSYSYHGRKVEPEQEKWDEQSDQESTTSSFDEILAFYNDASKFDGQPLGNFRRQLWLALDNPGYSVLSRVFSVLSILVVLGSIITMCLNSLPDFQIPDSQGNPGEDPRFEIVEHFGIAWFTFELVARFAVAPDFLKFFKNALNLIDLMSIVPFYITLVVNLVVESSPTLANLGRVAQVLRLMRIFRILKLARHSTGLRSLGATLKYSYKEVGLLLLYLSVGISIFSVVAYTIEKEENEGLATIPACWWWATVSMTTVGYGDVVPGTTAGKLTASACILAGILVVVLPITLIFNKFSHFYRRQKQLESAMRSCDFGDGMKEVPSVNLRDYYAHKVKSLMASLTNMSRSSPSELSLDDSLH, from the coding sequence ATGACCCGCCAGAGCCTGTGGGATGTGTCCGATACCGACGTCGAGGATGGAGAGATCCGCATCAATGTGGGTGGCTTCAAGAGACGGCTGCGTTCCCATACGCTGCTGCGCTTCCCTGAGACACGCCTGGGCCGTCTGCTCCTCTGCCACTCGCGAGAAGCCATTCTGGAACTCTGCGATGACTACGATGATGTTCAGCGTGAGTTCTACTTCGACCGTAACCCCGAGCTCTTCCCCTATGTGTTGCATTTCTACCACACCGGCAAGCTTCACGTCATGGCTGAGCTGTGCGTCTTCTCCTTCAGCCAGGAGATCGAGTACTGGGGTATCAATGAGTTCTTCATCGACTCTTGCTGCAGCTATAGCTATCACGGCCGCAAAGTGGAACCTGAGCAGGAGAAATGGGACGAGCAGAGTGACCAGGAAAGCACCACTTCGTCCTTCGATGAGATCTTGGCCTTCTATAATGATGCTTCCAAGTTCGATGGGCAACCCCTGGGCAACTTCCGCAGGCAGCTGTGGCTGGCGTTGGACAACCCAGGCTACTCAGTCCTAAGCAGGGTCTTCAGTGTCCTTTCCATCTTGGTGGTGTTGGGCTCCATCATCACCATGTGCCTCAATAGCCTGCCAGACTTCCAAATCCCTGATAGCCAGGGTAACCCTGGTGAAGACCCCAGGTTCGAAATCGTGGAGCACTTTGGCATTGCTTGGTTCACGTTTGAGTTGGTGGCCAGGTTTGCTGTGGCCCCTGACTTTCTTAAGTTCTTCAAGAATGCTCTAAACCTTATTGATCTCATGTCCATTGTCCCATTTTACATAACTCTAGTGGTGAACCTGGTGGTGGAGAGTTCTCCTACCTTGGCTAACTTGGGCAGGGTGGCTCAAGTCCTGAGGCTAATGAGGATCTTCCGAATTCTCAAGCTGGCCAGACACTCCACTGGCCTCCGCTCCTTGGGAGCCACCCTGAAGTACAGCTACAAGGAAGTGGGGTTGCTCCTGCTCTACCTCTCAGTGGGGATTTCCATCTTCTCTGTGGTGGCCTACACCATTGAAAAGGAGGAGAATGAAGGCCTGGCCACCATCCCTGCCTGCTGGTGGTGGGCCACTGTCAGTATGACCACAGTTGGGTACGGAGATGTGGTCCCAGGGACAACAGCTGGGAAGttgactgcctctgcctgcatCTTGGCAGGCATCCTGGTGGTGGTCTTGCCCATCACTTTGATCTTCAATAAGTTCTCCCACTTTTATCGgcgccaaaagcaacttgagagtGCTATGCGCAGCTGTGACTTTGGAGATGGAATGAAAGAGGTCCCTTCGGTCAATTTAAGGGACTACTATGCTCATAAAGTCAAGTCCCTCATGGCAAGTCTGACAAACATGAGTAGGAGTTCACCTAGTGAACTGAGTTTAGATGATTCTCTACATTAG